One Acanthochromis polyacanthus isolate Apoly-LR-REF ecotype Palm Island chromosome 6, KAUST_Apoly_ChrSc, whole genome shotgun sequence DNA segment encodes these proteins:
- the LOC127534305 gene encoding collagen alpha-2(IV) chain-like isoform X3, whose amino-acid sequence MQSSPGRTTDQSLPGRTTDQSLPGRTKDQSLPGRTTDQSLPGRIKDQSSPGRTTDQSLPGRTKDQSLPGRTKDQSLPGRIKDQSLPGRTTDQSLPGRTKDQSLPGRIKDQSSPGRTTDQSLPGRTTDQSLPGRTKDQSLPGRTTDQSLPGRTTDQSLPGRTTDQSLPGRTTDQSLPGRIKDQSLPGRTKDQSLPGRTTDQSLPGRIKDQSLPGRTTDQSLPGRIKDQSLPGRIKDQSLPGRTTDQSSPGRTKDQSLPGRTTDQSLPGRTTDQSLPGRIKDQSLPGRIKDQSLPGRIKDQSLPGRTTDQSLPGRTKDQSLPGRIKDQSLPGRTTDQSLPGRTTDQSLPGRTKDQSLPGRTTDQSLPGRTTDQSLPGRIKDQSLPGRIKDQSLPGRIKDQSLPGRTTDQSLPGRTKDQSLPGRIKDQSLPGRTTDQSLPGRTTDQSLPGRTTDQSLPGRTTDQSLPGRTTDQSLPGRIKDQSLPGRIKDQSLPGRIKDQSLPGRTTDQSLPGRIKDQSLPGRIKDQSLPGRTTDQSLPGRTKDQSLPGRTTDQSLPGRTTDQSSPGRTKDQSLPGRTTDQSLPGRTTDQSLPGRTTDQSSPGRIKDQSLPGRTKDQSLPGRIKDQSLPGRTKDQSLPGRTTDQSLPGRTTDQSLPGRIKDQSLPGRIKDQSLPGRIKDQSLPGRTKDQSLPGRIKDQSLPGRTKDQSLPGRTTDQSLPGRTTDQSLPGRTKDQSLPGRIKDQSLPGRTKDQSLPGRTTDQSLPGRTTDQSLPGRIKDQSLPGRTKDQSLPGRIKDQSLPGRIKDQSLPGRTKDQSLPGRTKGRTAGRTNRLMDTSMTH is encoded by the exons atgCAGAGTTCACCAGGTAGAACAacagatcagagtttaccaggtagaacaacagatcagagtttaccaggtagaacaaaagatcagagtttaccaggtagaacaacagatcagagtttaccaggtaGAATAAAAGATCAGAGTTCACCAGGTAGAACAacagatcagagtttaccaggtagaacaaaagatcagagtttaccaggtagaacaaaagatcagagtttaccaggtagaataaaagatcagagtttaccaggtagaacaacagatcagagtttaccaggtagaacaaaagatcagagtttaccaggtaGAATAAAAGATCAGAGTTCACCAGGTAGAACAacagatcagagtttaccaggtagaacaacagatcagagtttaccaggtagaacaaaagatcagagtttaccaggtagaacaacagatcagagtttaccaggtagaacaacagatcagagtttaccaggtagaacaacagatcagagtttaccaggtagaacaacagatcagagtttaccaggtagaataaaagatcagagtttaccaggtagaacaaaagatcagagtttaccaggtagaacaacagatcagagtttaccaggtagaataaaagatcagagtttaccaggtagaacaacagatcagagtttaccaggtagaataaaagatcagagtttaccaggtagaataaaagatcagagtttaccaggtaGAACAACAGATCAGAGTTCACCAGGTAGAACAAaagatcagagtttaccaggtagaacaacagatcagagtttaccaggtagaacaacagatcagagtttaccaggtagaataaaagatcagagtttaccaggtagaataaaagatcagagtttaccaggtagaataaaagatcagagtttaccaggtagaacaacagatcagagtttaccaggtagaacaaaagatcagagtttaccaggtagaataaaagatcagagtttaccaggtagaacaacagatcagagtttaccaggtagaacaacagatcagagtttaccaggtagaacaaaagatcagagtttaccaggtagaacaacagatcagagtttaccaggtagaacaacagatcagagtttaccaggtagaataaaagatcagagtttaccaggtagaataaaagatcagagtttaccaggtagaataaaagatcagagtttaccaggtagaacaacagatcagagtttaccaggtagaacaaaagatcagagtttaccaggtagaataaaagatcagagtttaccaggtagaacaacagatcagagtttaccaggtagaacaacagatcagagtttaccaggtagaacaacagatcagagtttaccaggtagaacaacagatcagagtttaccaggtagaacaacagatcagagtttaccaggtagaataaaagatcagagtttaccaggtagaataaaagatcagagtttaccaggtagaataaaagatcagagtttaccaggtagaacaacagatcagagtttaccaggtagaataaaagatcagagtttaccaggtagaataaaagatcagagtttaccaggtagaacaacagatcagagtttaccaggtagaacaaaagatcagagtttaccaggtagaacaacagatcagagtttaccaggtaGAACAACAGATCAGAGTTCACCAGGTAGAACAAaagatcagagtttaccaggtagaacaacagatcagagtttaccaggtagaacaacagatcagagtttaccaggtaGAACAACAGATCAGAGTTCACCAGGTAGAATAAaagatcagagtttaccaggtagaacaaaagatcagagtttaccaggtagaataaaagatcagagtttaccaggtagaacaaaagatcagagtttaccaggtagaacaacagatcagagtttaccaggtagaacaacagatcagagtttaccaggtagaataaaagatcagagtttaccaggtagaataaaagatcagagtttaccaggtagaataaaagatcagagtttaccaggtagaacaaaagatcagagtttaccaggtagaataaaagatcagagtttaccaggtagaacaaaagatcagagtttaccaggtagaacaacagatcagagtttaccaggtagaacaacagatcagagtttaccaggtagaacaaaagatcagagtttaccaggtagaataaaagatcagagtttaccaggtagaacaaaagatcagagtttaccaggtagaacaacagatcagagtttaccag gtagaacaacagatcagagtttaccaggtagaataaaagatcagagtttaccaggtagaacaaaagatcagagtttaccaggtagaataaaagatcagagtttaccaggtagaataaaagatcagagtttaccaggtagaacaaaagatcagagtttaccaggtaGAACAAAAGGTAGAACGGCAGGTAGAACTAACAGATTAATGGATACCTCAATGACACACTGA
- the LOC127534305 gene encoding uncharacterized protein LOC127534305 isoform X10 — protein sequence MQSSPGRTTDQSLPGRTTDQSLPGRTKDQSLPGRTTDQSLPGRIKDQSSPGRTTDQSLPGRTKDQSLPGRTKDQSLPGRIKDQSLPGRTTDQSLPGRTKDQSLPGRIKDQSSPGRTTDQSLPGRTTDQSLPGRTKDQSLPGRTTDQSLPGRTTDQSLPGRTTDQSLPGRTTDQSLPGRIKDQSLPGRTKDQSLPGRTTDQSLPGRIKDQSLPGRTTDQSLPGRIKDQSLPGRIKDQSLPGRTTDQSSPGRTKDQSLPGRTTDQSLPGRTTDQSLPGRIKDQSLPGRIKDQSLPGRIKDQSLPGRTTDQSLPGRTKDQSLPGRIKDQSLPGRTTDQSLPGRTTDQSLPGRTKDQSLPGRTTDQSLPGRTTDQSLPGRIKDQSLPGRIKDQSLPGRIKDQSLPGRTTDQSLPGRTKDQSLPGRIKDQSLPGRTTDQSLPGRTTDQSLPGRTTDQSLPGRTTDQSLPGRTTDQSLPGRIKDQSLPGRIKDQSLPGRIKDQSLPGRTTDQSLPGRIKDQSLPGRIKDQSLPGRTTDQSLPGRIKDQSLPGRIKDQSLPGRIKDQSLPGRTKDQSLPGRIKDQSLPGRTKDQSLPGRTTDQSLPGRTTDQSLPGRTKDQSLPGRIKDQSLPGRTKDQSLPGRTTDQSLPGRTKDQSLPGRTKDQSLPGRIKDQSLPGRTTDQSLPGRIKDQSLPGRTKDQSLPGRIKDQSLPGRIKDQSLPGRTKDQSLPGRTKGRTAGRTNRLMDTSMTH from the exons atgCAGAGTTCACCAGGTAGAACAacagatcagagtttaccaggtagaacaacagatcagagtttaccaggtagaacaaaagatcagagtttaccaggtagaacaacagatcagagtttaccaggtaGAATAAAAGATCAGAGTTCACCAGGTAGAACAacagatcagagtttaccaggtagaacaaaagatcagagtttaccaggtagaacaaaagatcagagtttaccaggtagaataaaagatcagagtttaccaggtagaacaacagatcagagtttaccaggtagaacaaaagatcagagtttaccaggtaGAATAAAAGATCAGAGTTCACCAGGTAGAACAacagatcagagtttaccaggtagaacaacagatcagagtttaccaggtagaacaaaagatcagagtttaccaggtagaacaacagatcagagtttaccaggtagaacaacagatcagagtttaccaggtagaacaacagatcagagtttaccaggtagaacaacagatcagagtttaccaggtagaataaaagatcagagtttaccaggtagaacaaaagatcagagtttaccaggtagaacaacagatcagagtttaccaggtagaataaaagatcagagtttaccaggtagaacaacagatcagagtttaccaggtagaataaaagatcagagtttaccaggtagaataaaagatcagagtttaccaggtaGAACAACAGATCAGAGTTCACCAGGTAGAACAAaagatcagagtttaccaggtagaacaacagatcagagtttaccaggtagaacaacagatcagagtttaccaggtagaataaaagatcagagtttaccaggtagaataaaagatcagagtttaccaggtagaataaaagatcagagtttaccaggtagaacaacagatcagagtttaccaggtagaacaaaagatcagagtttaccaggtagaataaaagatcagagtttaccaggtagaacaacagatcagagtttaccaggtagaacaacagatcagagtttaccaggtagaacaaaagatcagagtttaccaggtagaacaacagatcagagtttaccaggtagaacaacagatcagagtttaccaggtagaataaaagatcagagtttaccaggtagaataaaagatcagagtttaccaggtagaataaaagatcagagtttaccaggtagaacaacagatcagagtttaccaggtagaacaaaagatcagagtttaccaggtagaataaaagatcagagtttaccaggtagaacaacagatcagagtttaccaggtagaacaacagatcagagtttaccaggtagaacaacagatcagagtttaccaggtagaacaacagatcagagtttaccaggtagaacaacagatcagagtttaccaggtagaataaaagatcagagtttaccaggtagaataaaagatcagagtttaccaggtagaataaaagatcagagtttaccaggtagaacaacagatcagagtttaccaggtagaataaaagatcagagtttaccaggtagaataaaagatcagagtttaccaggtagaacaacagatcagagtttaccag gtagaataaaagatcagagtttaccaggtagaataaaagatcagagtttaccaggtagaataaaagatcagagtttaccaggtagaacaaaagatcagagtttaccaggtagaataaaagatcagagtttaccaggtagaacaaaagatcagagtttaccaggtagaacaacagatcagagtttaccaggtagaacaacagatcagagtttaccaggtagaacaaaagatcagagtttaccaggtagaataaaagatcagagtttaccaggtagaacaaaagatcagagtttaccaggtagaacaacagatcagagtttaccaggtagaacaaaagatcagagtttaccaggtagaacaaaagatcagagtttaccaggtagaataaaagatcagagtttaccaggtagaacaacagatcagagtttaccaggtagaataaaagatcagagtttaccaggtagaacaaaagatcagagtttaccaggtagaataaaagatcagagtttaccaggtagaataaaagatcagagtttaccaggtagaacaaaagatcagagtttaccaggtaGAACAAAAGGTAGAACGGCAGGTAGAACTAACAGATTAATGGATACCTCAATGACACACTGA
- the LOC127534305 gene encoding uncharacterized protein LOC127534305 isoform X12, producing MQSSPGRTTDQSLPGRTTDQSLPGRTKDQSLPGRTTDQSLPGRIKDQSSPGRTTDQSLPGRTKDQSLPGRTKDQSLPGRTTDQSSPGRTKDQSLPGRTTDQSLPGRTTDQSLPGRIKDQSLPGRIKDQSLPGRIKDQSLPGRTTDQSLPGRTKDQSLPGRIKDQSLPGRTTDQSLPGRTTDQSLPGRTKDQSLPGRTTDQSLPGRTTDQSLPGRIKDQSLPGRIKDQSLPGRIKDQSLPGRTTDQSLPGRTKDQSLPGRIKDQSLPGRTTDQSLPGRTTDQSLPGRTTDQSLPGRTTDQSLPGRTTDQSLPGRIKDQSLPGRIKDQSLPGRIKDQSLPGRTTDQSLPGRIKDQSLPGRIKDQSLPGRTTDQSLPGRTKDQSLPGRTTDQSLPGRTTDQSSPGRTKDQSLPGRTTDQSLPGRTTDQSLPGRTTDQSSPGRIKDQSLPGRTKDQSLPGRIKDQSLPGRTKDQSLPGRTTDQSLPGRTTDQSLPGRIKDQSLPGRIKDQSLPGRIKDQSLPGRTKDQSLPGRIKDQSLPGRTKDQSLPGRTTDQSLPGRTTDQSLPGRTKDQSLPGRIKDQSLPGRTKDQSLPGRTTDQSLPGRTKDQSLPGRTKDQSLPGRIKDQSLPGRTTDQSLPGRIKDQSLPGRTKDQSLPGRIKDQSLPGRIKDQSLPGRTKDQSLPGRTKGRTAGRTNRLMDTSMTH from the exons atgCAGAGTTCACCAGGTAGAACAacagatcagagtttaccaggtagaacaacagatcagagtttaccaggtagaacaaaagatcagagtttaccaggtagaacaacagatcagagtttaccaggtaGAATAAAAGATCAGAGTTCACCAGGTAGAACAacagatcagagtttaccaggtagaacaaaagatcagagtttaccaggtagaacaaaagatcagagtttaccag gtaGAACAACAGATCAGAGTTCACCAGGTAGAACAAaagatcagagtttaccaggtagaacaacagatcagagtttaccaggtagaacaacagatcagagtttaccaggtagaataaaagatcagagtttaccaggtagaataaaagatcagagtttaccaggtagaataaaagatcagagtttaccaggtagaacaacagatcagagtttaccaggtagaacaaaagatcagagtttaccaggtagaataaaagatcagagtttaccaggtagaacaacagatcagagtttaccaggtagaacaacagatcagagtttaccaggtagaacaaaagatcagagtttaccaggtagaacaacagatcagagtttaccaggtagaacaacagatcagagtttaccaggtagaataaaagatcagagtttaccaggtagaataaaagatcagagtttaccaggtagaataaaagatcagagtttaccaggtagaacaacagatcagagtttaccaggtagaacaaaagatcagagtttaccaggtagaataaaagatcagagtttaccaggtagaacaacagatcagagtttaccaggtagaacaacagatcagagtttaccaggtagaacaacagatcagagtttaccaggtagaacaacagatcagagtttaccaggtagaacaacagatcagagtttaccaggtagaataaaagatcagagtttaccaggtagaataaaagatcagagtttaccaggtagaataaaagatcagagtttaccaggtagaacaacagatcagagtttaccaggtagaataaaagatcagagtttaccaggtagaataaaagatcagagtttaccaggtagaacaacagatcagagtttaccaggtagaacaaaagatcagagtttaccaggtagaacaacagatcagagtttaccaggtaGAACAACAGATCAGAGTTCACCAGGTAGAACAAaagatcagagtttaccaggtagaacaacagatcagagtttaccaggtagaacaacagatcagagtttaccaggtaGAACAACAGATCAGAGTTCACCAGGTAGAATAAaagatcagagtttaccaggtagaacaaaagatcagagtttaccaggtagaataaaagatcagagtttaccaggtagaacaaaagatcagagtttaccaggtagaacaacagatcagagtttaccaggtagaacaacagatcagagtttaccaggtagaataaaagatcagagtttaccaggtagaataaaagatcagagtttaccaggtagaataaaagatcagagtttaccaggtagaacaaaagatcagagtttaccaggtagaataaaagatcagagtttaccaggtagaacaaaagatcagagtttaccaggtagaacaacagatcagagtttaccaggtagaacaacagatcagagtttaccaggtagaacaaaagatcagagtttaccaggtagaataaaagatcagagtttaccaggtagaacaaaagatcagagtttaccaggtagaacaacagatcagagtttaccaggtagaacaaaagatcagagtttaccaggtagaacaaaagatcagagtttaccaggtagaataaaagatcagagtttaccaggtagaacaacagatcagagtttaccaggtagaataaaagatcagagtttaccaggtagaacaaaagatcagagtttaccaggtagaataaaagatcagagtttaccaggtagaataaaagatcagagtttaccaggtagaacaaaagatcagagtttaccaggtaGAACAAAAGGTAGAACGGCAGGTAGAACTAACAGATTAATGGATACCTCAATGACACACTGA
- the LOC127534305 gene encoding collagen alpha-2(IV) chain-like isoform X8, with the protein MQSSPGRTTDQSLPGRTTDQSLPGRTKDQSLPGRTTDQSLPGRIKDQSSPGRTTDQSLPGRTKDQSLPGRTKDQSLPGRIKDQSLPGRTTDQSLPGRTKDQSLPGRIKDQSSPGRTTDQSLPGRTTDQSLPGRTKDQSLPGRTTDQSLPGRTTDQSLPGRTTDQSLPGRTTDQSLPGRIKDQSLPGRTKDQSLPGRTTDQSLPGRIKDQSLPGRTTDQSLPGRIKDQSLPGRIKDQSLPGRTTDQSSPGRTKDQSLPGRTTDQSLPGRTTDQSLPGRIKDQSLPGRIKDQSLPGRIKDQSLPGRTTDQSLPGRTKDQSLPGRIKDQSLPGRTTDQSLPGRTTDQSLPGRTKDQSLPGRTTDQSLPGRTTDQSLPGRIKDQSLPGRIKDQSLPGRIKDQSLPGRTTDQSLPGRTKDQSLPGRIKDQSLPGRTTDQSLPGRTTDQSLPGRTTDQSLPGRTTDQSLPGRTTDQSLPGRIKDQSLPGRIKDQSLPGRIKDQSLPGRTTDQSLPGRIKDQSLPGRIKDQSLPGRTTDQSLPGRTKDQSLPGRTTDQSLPGRTTDQSSPGRTKDQSLPGRTTDQSLPGRTTDQSLPGRTTDQSSPGRIKDQSLPGRTKDQSLPGRIKDQSLPGRTKDQSLPGRTTDQSLPGRTTDQSLPGRIKDQSLPGRIKDQSLPGRIKDQSLPGRTKDQSLPGRIKDQSLPGRTTDQSLPGRTKDQSLPGRTKDQSLPGRIKDQSLPGRTTDQSLPGRIKDQSLPGRTKDQSLPGRIKDQSLPGRIKDQSLPGRTKDQSLPGRTKGRTAGRTNRLMDTSMTH; encoded by the exons atgCAGAGTTCACCAGGTAGAACAacagatcagagtttaccaggtagaacaacagatcagagtttaccaggtagaacaaaagatcagagtttaccaggtagaacaacagatcagagtttaccaggtaGAATAAAAGATCAGAGTTCACCAGGTAGAACAacagatcagagtttaccaggtagaacaaaagatcagagtttaccaggtagaacaaaagatcagagtttaccaggtagaataaaagatcagagtttaccaggtagaacaacagatcagagtttaccaggtagaacaaaagatcagagtttaccaggtaGAATAAAAGATCAGAGTTCACCAGGTAGAACAacagatcagagtttaccaggtagaacaacagatcagagtttaccaggtagaacaaaagatcagagtttaccaggtagaacaacagatcagagtttaccaggtagaacaacagatcagagtttaccaggtagaacaacagatcagagtttaccaggtagaacaacagatcagagtttaccaggtagaataaaagatcagagtttaccaggtagaacaaaagatcagagtttaccaggtagaacaacagatcagagtttaccaggtagaataaaagatcagagtttaccaggtagaacaacagatcagagtttaccaggtagaataaaagatcagagtttaccaggtagaataaaagatcagagtttaccaggtaGAACAACAGATCAGAGTTCACCAGGTAGAACAAaagatcagagtttaccaggtagaacaacagatcagagtttaccaggtagaacaacagatcagagtttaccaggtagaataaaagatcagagtttaccaggtagaataaaagatcagagtttaccaggtagaataaaagatcagagtttaccaggtagaacaacagatcagagtttaccaggtagaacaaaagatcagagtttaccaggtagaataaaagatcagagtttaccaggtagaacaacagatcagagtttaccaggtagaacaacagatcagagtttaccaggtagaacaaaagatcagagtttaccaggtagaacaacagatcagagtttaccaggtagaacaacagatcagagtttaccaggtagaataaaagatcagagtttaccaggtagaataaaagatcagagtttaccaggtagaataaaagatcagagtttaccaggtagaacaacagatcagagtttaccaggtagaacaaaagatcagagtttaccaggtagaataaaagatcagagtttaccaggtagaacaacagatcagagtttaccaggtagaacaacagatcagagtttaccaggtagaacaacagatcagagtttaccaggtagaacaacagatcagagtttaccaggtagaacaacagatcagagtttaccaggtagaataaaagatcagagtttaccaggtagaataaaagatcagagtttaccaggtagaataaaagatcagagtttaccaggtagaacaacagatcagagtttaccaggtagaataaaagatcagagtttaccaggtagaataaaagatcagagtttaccaggtagaacaacagatcagagtttaccaggtagaacaaaagatcagagtttaccaggtagaacaacagatcagagtttaccaggtaGAACAACAGATCAGAGTTCACCAGGTAGAACAAaagatcagagtttaccaggtagaacaacagatcagagtttaccaggtagaacaacagatcagagtttaccaggtaGAACAACAGATCAGAGTTCACCAGGTAGAATAAaagatcagagtttaccaggtagaacaaaagatcagagtttaccaggtagaataaaagatcagagtttaccaggtagaacaaaagatcagagtttaccaggtagaacaacagatcagagtttaccaggtagaacaacagatcagagtttaccaggtagaataaaagatcagagtttaccaggtagaataaaagatcagagtttaccaggtagaataaaagatcagagtttaccaggtagaacaaaagatcagagtttaccaggtagaataaaagatcagagtttaccag gtagaacaacagatcagagtttaccaggtagaacaaaagatcagagtttaccaggtagaacaaaagatcagagtttaccaggtagaataaaagatcagagtttaccaggtagaacaacagatcagagtttaccaggtagaataaaagatcagagtttaccaggtagaacaaaagatcagagtttaccaggtagaataaaagatcagagtttaccaggtagaataaaagatcagagtttaccaggtagaacaaaagatcagagtttaccaggtaGAACAAAAGGTAGAACGGCAGGTAGAACTAACAGATTAATGGATACCTCAATGACACACTGA